A stretch of the Bacillus licheniformis DSM 13 = ATCC 14580 genome encodes the following:
- a CDS encoding GyrI-like domain-containing protein, with amino-acid sequence MSFSHFEKQKAKLFSGVSTVTSNQNEATEKGKIPSMWSLYRERFPHKERQDMKRDTIALYSDYESEEYGAYTFSIGTFADQHEKAANVISLPASEYAVFVSRRGRIEEVVFETWQEIWTWAEKNLRTYTGDYEVYGEQAVNPENAQVAIYIAVDRKK; translated from the coding sequence ATGAGCTTTTCTCATTTCGAAAAACAGAAGGCAAAGTTATTCAGCGGGGTATCCACCGTAACAAGCAACCAAAATGAAGCAACCGAAAAAGGTAAAATTCCTTCCATGTGGAGTTTATACCGTGAAAGATTTCCGCATAAGGAACGCCAGGACATGAAGAGAGATACGATTGCGCTTTATTCAGATTATGAGTCGGAAGAATATGGGGCGTATACATTTTCAATCGGTACGTTCGCTGATCAGCATGAAAAAGCGGCCAATGTGATTTCGCTCCCTGCATCCGAATATGCCGTTTTTGTTTCAAGGCGGGGGAGGATCGAAGAGGTCGTGTTTGAGACTTGGCAGGAGATTTGGACATGGGCTGAGAAAAATCTCCGTACATATACCGGAGATTATGAAGTTTATGGTGAACAAGCAGTGAATCCCGAAAATGCTCAAGTTGCCATTTATATTGCTGTCGATCGAAAAAAATAA
- a CDS encoding zinc ribbon domain-containing protein, giving the protein MEHYFCQSCGMPMTSELFGTEKDGGNSRDYCIYCYENGAYTHPDATLKDMIEICVPYIKEEGKTEAEARALLSRTLPYLKRWAAAQTEGGQGR; this is encoded by the coding sequence ATGGAACATTATTTTTGCCAAAGCTGCGGCATGCCGATGACAAGCGAACTTTTCGGCACAGAAAAAGACGGGGGGAACAGTCGTGACTACTGCATTTACTGCTATGAAAACGGAGCTTATACTCATCCAGATGCGACATTGAAAGATATGATCGAAATCTGTGTGCCTTATATAAAAGAAGAGGGAAAAACCGAGGCCGAAGCGAGAGCGCTTTTGTCGCGGACACTCCCTTATTTAAAACGATGGGCGGCGGCGCAAACGGAAGGCGGGCAGGGAAGATGA
- a CDS encoding helix-turn-helix transcriptional regulator, protein MKIDRLLAIVILLINKRQVQAKELAGMFEVSVRTIYRDIEAINQAGIPIVTSQGAGGGISIMERFRLENKLLSADELAAITTALESVSSTYEVLHHGSALEKIRFLVSEEEMPEFRKKTEKWFVDISSWGESPVIKEKIRLLDEASDSTRAVSFNYVDREGQTGKRKAEPHTLVLKGRHWYLYAFCLKRQAFRFFKLLRMKDVRMLEEKFERKEVDLSSLPWETSWYKPDNMTEVTLLIKPSGESLAREWFGSEALTYENGQCVATISYPEDQWLYGFLLQFGTHIEVLDPPRIRQKIKDLAKQIVHLYET, encoded by the coding sequence GTGAAAATTGACCGGCTTTTGGCCATTGTGATTTTATTGATTAATAAACGCCAAGTGCAGGCAAAGGAGCTTGCCGGCATGTTCGAAGTCTCTGTCAGAACGATTTATCGGGATATTGAGGCGATCAACCAGGCGGGCATTCCGATTGTCACCTCACAGGGAGCAGGAGGCGGGATCAGCATCATGGAGCGGTTTCGGCTCGAAAATAAGCTGCTGTCAGCAGACGAACTGGCGGCCATTACGACGGCTTTGGAAAGCGTTTCCTCGACGTACGAAGTGCTCCATCACGGGTCTGCACTTGAAAAAATCCGGTTTCTCGTTTCGGAAGAAGAAATGCCGGAATTCCGCAAGAAAACGGAAAAATGGTTTGTTGACATCTCTTCCTGGGGAGAAAGTCCTGTCATCAAAGAAAAGATCCGCTTGCTGGATGAAGCGTCAGACAGCACGCGGGCGGTCTCCTTTAATTATGTGGACAGAGAGGGGCAGACCGGAAAAAGGAAAGCGGAGCCGCATACCCTCGTCCTAAAGGGAAGGCACTGGTATTTGTATGCTTTCTGCCTGAAGAGACAGGCGTTTCGCTTCTTTAAACTGTTGCGGATGAAAGACGTGCGGATGCTTGAAGAAAAGTTTGAAAGAAAGGAAGTCGATCTGTCTTCACTTCCTTGGGAGACATCGTGGTACAAACCGGACAATATGACCGAGGTGACCCTTCTCATTAAGCCGTCGGGAGAGTCTTTGGCAAGAGAATGGTTCGGCTCAGAAGCTCTCACTTATGAAAACGGACAATGCGTGGCAACCATTTCTTATCCGGAAGATCAATGGCTGTACGGATTTCTGCTCCAATTTGGAACCCATATCGAAGTTCTCGATCCTCCTCGCATCCGTCAAAAAATAAAAGACTTGGCAAAACAAATTGTACATTTATACGAAACCTGA
- a CDS encoding sporulation protein has product MSIVYIKFKRSVGYQPLKPARMLFRIILFSGIFVFLLTMSALHPLSYFYDLIGIALGLILTVYALKHVSIENRGGVLYFRTHLWVELIVLFLFLYRFLYRIAEIGQLQTAVSDGGSAAYGALFAQDPATMIGFFVLAVYYVGFSFFVLKKGRTEEKRSA; this is encoded by the coding sequence GTGTCCATCGTCTATATCAAGTTCAAACGGTCGGTCGGTTATCAGCCTTTAAAGCCGGCACGCATGTTGTTCCGGATCATCCTTTTTTCGGGAATTTTCGTTTTTCTGCTGACGATGAGCGCACTTCACCCTTTATCATACTTTTATGATCTGATTGGGATCGCGCTCGGACTCATCTTGACCGTCTATGCGCTGAAGCATGTGTCGATCGAAAATCGGGGCGGAGTCCTTTATTTCAGAACGCATTTATGGGTTGAATTGATCGTACTCTTTTTATTTTTATACCGGTTTCTGTACCGGATCGCCGAGATCGGCCAGCTGCAGACTGCGGTTTCAGACGGGGGTTCGGCAGCTTACGGCGCCCTTTTTGCGCAGGACCCGGCGACGATGATCGGTTTTTTTGTACTGGCCGTTTATTATGTCGGTTTCTCTTTTTTTGTTTTAAAAAAAGGCAGAACCGAAGAAAAGCGCTCAGCTTAA
- the czrA gene encoding Zn(II)-responsive metalloregulatory transcriptional repressor CzrA — protein MSEHNQETTEKQVRAELDEETLFLVSQTFKALSDPTRIKILHLLSQGEHSVNEIAEKLSLLQSTVSHQLRFLKNLRLVKSRRAGTSIFYSPEDQHVLDVLQQMIDHTQHD, from the coding sequence ATGAGTGAGCACAATCAAGAAACAACAGAAAAACAGGTGCGGGCCGAGTTAGATGAAGAAACTTTATTTCTCGTTTCACAGACGTTTAAAGCGCTCTCTGACCCAACGAGAATCAAAATTCTTCACCTGCTCTCACAAGGCGAGCATTCGGTTAATGAAATAGCAGAGAAGCTGAGTCTCCTGCAGTCAACCGTTTCTCACCAGCTCAGGTTTTTAAAAAACCTTCGTCTCGTCAAATCAAGAAGGGCAGGGACTTCCATTTTTTATTCTCCGGAAGACCAGCATGTCCTCGATGTACTTCAGCAGATGATCGATCATACACAACATGACTAA
- a CDS encoding MBL fold metallo-hydrolase, which yields MKNHICTTCGVQYNAASKEPAECIICNEERQYVSLSGQTWTTLEEMKQSGRFQNEITFVEERLYSLTTTPEFGIGQSAYLIQEPGFNLLWDCITYLDQRTTENIEQMGGIQAIALSHPHYYSAQAEWAEMFDAPIYIHEDDKQWVQRPSSRIVFWSGETLKLSSGLTLHRLGGHFKGGAVCHWANGNAGKGILLSGDIIQVVQDRRWVSFMYSYPNLIPLPAGKVQQMADQIKDVPFNRLYNAFRRSVEKNAGECVQRSAARYVEALQGTLFST from the coding sequence TTGAAAAACCATATTTGCACGACGTGCGGCGTTCAATATAACGCTGCTTCGAAAGAGCCGGCAGAATGCATTATTTGCAATGAAGAAAGACAGTATGTCAGTTTATCAGGGCAAACCTGGACAACACTGGAAGAAATGAAGCAAAGCGGGAGGTTTCAAAACGAGATCACCTTTGTAGAGGAGCGCCTATACAGTTTGACGACAACACCCGAATTCGGCATCGGTCAATCGGCGTACCTGATTCAGGAGCCCGGCTTTAACTTGCTGTGGGATTGTATTACATACCTGGATCAGCGTACGACTGAGAACATCGAGCAGATGGGCGGAATCCAGGCGATTGCTTTATCACATCCGCATTATTATTCTGCACAGGCGGAATGGGCTGAAATGTTTGATGCTCCGATCTATATTCATGAAGATGACAAACAATGGGTGCAGCGGCCGAGCAGCCGGATTGTTTTTTGGTCCGGCGAAACTCTCAAGCTATCAAGCGGGTTGACCTTGCACAGGCTTGGCGGCCATTTTAAAGGGGGAGCGGTCTGCCATTGGGCAAACGGGAACGCAGGCAAGGGAATCCTCCTTTCAGGAGACATTATCCAAGTTGTTCAAGATCGCAGGTGGGTGAGTTTTATGTACAGCTATCCGAATTTGATTCCTCTTCCCGCCGGCAAAGTGCAGCAAATGGCTGATCAAATAAAGGATGTTCCATTCAACAGGCTGTACAACGCTTTTCGCCGCTCAGTTGAAAAAAACGCCGGAGAATGTGTGCAGAGGTCTGCTGCAAGATATGTAGAAGCGCTTCAAGGAACGCTGTTTTCGACTTGA
- a CDS encoding YnfE family protein: MDILRGYVEAVKRNMETMNASDYDGKEEDLRRQQEELERYEQQLKEKSASAESFDQVVNAAVDCAAGDISYSQLEQMFQP; the protein is encoded by the coding sequence ATGGATATATTGAGAGGCTATGTTGAAGCCGTCAAAAGAAATATGGAAACGATGAATGCATCTGATTATGATGGAAAAGAAGAGGATTTAAGAAGACAGCAGGAAGAGCTCGAACGCTATGAACAACAGTTAAAAGAGAAAAGCGCTTCGGCCGAAAGCTTTGATCAGGTAGTCAATGCCGCTGTAGATTGCGCGGCCGGCGACATTTCCTATTCACAGCTTGAACAAATGTTTCAACCATAG
- a CDS encoding APC family permease: MKNETALKRSLTLGPLVVIGLAYMDPLVVFDSYGVVAQLTKGHVPAAYVFTVAALLLTALSYGSMVKAYPKAGSVYTYAYESIHPHAGFLAGWTIMLDYLFLPMVNFAIGSAYLTAAFPEVPHGFWVVLLALSITVVNVLGIRLTANITGLFVAFQVIVALTFAGFMIAGLAGGLGTGELISADPFFHSDIEPSLIVSGATILCFSFLGFDAISTMSEETVNPKKNIPLAIFLTVAIGGTLFTAISYLMQQIYPSYDNFRHADSASLEIALYTGGAFLKSFFLAGTMVAVISSSLSSHASASRLLYAMGRDSSLPKRFFGYVHPTLKTPVFNILFIGLISLTAMIGELEVIYSFISFGALIGFIFVHLSVIGHYYIRRQEKGFLKTLRYLVMPFLGASFCGWLLLSISKNALIIGAGWLIAGFIYFLFRIRSLPDVTFGFDRDPR; encoded by the coding sequence TTGAAAAACGAAACTGCGCTTAAACGAAGCCTTACACTCGGCCCGCTCGTTGTGATCGGCCTTGCTTATATGGACCCGCTCGTCGTATTTGATTCCTACGGAGTTGTCGCACAGCTGACAAAGGGACACGTTCCGGCGGCATACGTATTCACTGTTGCCGCCCTCCTTTTGACCGCTTTGAGCTACGGCAGCATGGTCAAAGCTTACCCTAAAGCGGGATCGGTTTATACTTATGCATATGAAAGCATTCATCCGCATGCGGGATTTTTAGCCGGCTGGACGATCATGCTGGACTATTTGTTTTTGCCGATGGTCAACTTTGCGATCGGCAGCGCTTATTTAACGGCGGCTTTTCCAGAAGTGCCGCATGGTTTTTGGGTCGTTCTGCTCGCTCTATCCATCACTGTCGTCAATGTTTTAGGCATCAGACTAACGGCAAATATTACAGGGCTGTTCGTCGCTTTTCAAGTGATCGTCGCCCTGACTTTTGCCGGATTTATGATCGCCGGGCTGGCAGGCGGCCTCGGGACGGGCGAGCTGATTTCTGCCGATCCGTTTTTCCATTCTGATATCGAACCTTCCCTGATTGTGTCAGGGGCGACGATTTTGTGTTTTTCGTTTCTCGGTTTTGATGCGATCTCTACAATGTCTGAAGAAACGGTCAACCCGAAGAAAAACATTCCGTTAGCCATCTTTCTAACAGTAGCGATCGGCGGAACGCTGTTCACGGCGATTTCTTATTTGATGCAGCAAATCTATCCGTCCTATGATAACTTCCGGCATGCCGATTCGGCATCGCTGGAAATAGCCCTATATACGGGAGGCGCTTTTTTAAAGTCCTTCTTTCTGGCGGGAACGATGGTCGCAGTCATTTCATCCTCGCTCTCTTCGCATGCGAGCGCTTCGCGGCTTTTGTATGCAATGGGGCGTGACAGCTCTCTTCCGAAACGCTTTTTCGGCTACGTGCATCCGACTTTAAAGACGCCGGTATTTAATATTTTGTTCATCGGGCTGATTTCTTTGACGGCCATGATCGGGGAATTAGAGGTCATCTATTCATTCATCAGTTTCGGCGCGCTGATCGGATTTATTTTTGTCCATTTGTCTGTCATCGGCCATTACTACATTCGGAGGCAGGAAAAAGGCTTTTTAAAAACGCTTCGTTATTTGGTTATGCCCTTTTTAGGGGCCTCTTTCTGCGGCTGGCTGCTGCTTAGCATCAGCAAAAATGCGCTAATAATTGGAGCCGGCTGGCTGATTGCCGGTTTTATATACTTTTTGTTCAGGATCCGTTCTCTTCCGGACGTCACATTCGGCTTTGATCGCGATCCGCGCTAG
- a CDS encoding lysozyme family protein: protein MKKKKSGCLAGAGCLSFFVFVPLIIFFAISGLEQLKWLPLDTESNILERLKDYKPLVEEELDKQGLSQYTGLLLGMMYQESKGRGGDPMQSSESLGMKRNEIDDPKASIKQGVRHFTVMYQKGQKKGVDIETIIQSYNMGAGYIDYVSKHGGKHSEKLAKAFSEEQVKKNPDLYNCGGDTNNFRYPYCYGDYSYTEKVMERTKKVEEHIEGLTLEH, encoded by the coding sequence TTGAAGAAAAAGAAATCAGGATGTTTAGCCGGAGCTGGCTGTTTGTCATTTTTTGTGTTTGTTCCATTGATCATTTTCTTTGCCATCTCCGGTCTGGAACAATTAAAATGGCTTCCTCTTGACACTGAATCTAATATTCTTGAGAGATTAAAAGATTACAAGCCTCTTGTTGAAGAAGAACTCGATAAACAGGGTCTTTCACAATACACCGGTCTTTTATTGGGCATGATGTATCAAGAGTCAAAAGGCAGAGGCGGTGATCCGATGCAGTCGTCGGAATCTCTCGGCATGAAGCGAAATGAGATTGACGATCCAAAAGCAAGCATTAAGCAGGGTGTGCGCCATTTTACAGTAATGTATCAAAAGGGACAGAAAAAAGGCGTCGATATTGAAACGATTATCCAAAGCTATAATATGGGGGCCGGTTATATCGACTATGTCTCAAAACACGGCGGAAAGCACTCTGAGAAGCTGGCAAAGGCATTTTCCGAAGAACAAGTCAAAAAGAACCCCGACCTGTACAATTGCGGCGGGGATACAAACAATTTCCGCTATCCTTATTGCTACGGGGATTACTCTTACACGGAAAAAGTAATGGAACGCACAAAAAAAGTCGAAGAACATATCGAAGGATTAACACTTGAACATTGA
- a CDS encoding polysaccharide biosynthesis protein, with protein sequence MFENKTIFITGGTGSWGQELILQLLASSPKKIIVFSRNEERQVQMRRQIEDPRLTFFIGDIRDRKALNTGLKGVDYVFHLAALKHVPVCEEQPLEALKTNVTGTENVIEAAIENGVKKVINVSTDKAADPANFYGMTKAIGEKLIVYANHLYSDTGFICVRGGNVLGSSGSVLQLFKDQIREKNQVAITDKRMTRFFLTKEKTIQLLLKAAESGQGGEIFIMNSPACKILDMAEVLIEAYGNEITSIAETGARPGEKLHELLISPHERQHAVSFTDDLAVVLPAIKMPELHKKYADCQPLETDNLSSKDFLISKEEVKEMLKKGGFLD encoded by the coding sequence ATGTTTGAAAATAAAACGATATTCATTACTGGGGGAACAGGCTCATGGGGTCAGGAACTCATACTTCAGCTGCTAGCCTCAAGCCCTAAAAAGATCATTGTATTTTCCAGAAATGAAGAAAGACAAGTTCAAATGAGAAGGCAGATTGAAGATCCGAGGCTGACGTTTTTCATCGGGGATATTAGAGATCGGAAAGCGCTCAATACAGGATTAAAAGGTGTCGACTATGTCTTCCATTTAGCAGCGCTGAAGCATGTCCCGGTTTGTGAAGAACAGCCGCTTGAAGCATTAAAAACAAATGTCACAGGGACCGAAAACGTCATTGAAGCAGCGATCGAAAACGGCGTTAAAAAAGTCATCAACGTCTCGACTGACAAAGCGGCCGACCCTGCCAACTTCTACGGAATGACGAAAGCGATCGGCGAGAAGCTGATCGTATACGCGAACCATCTGTATTCAGACACGGGTTTTATTTGTGTAAGGGGAGGAAATGTGCTTGGAAGCAGCGGAAGCGTTCTTCAGCTTTTTAAAGACCAGATCAGGGAAAAGAACCAAGTCGCCATCACAGACAAAAGAATGACCCGTTTCTTCCTTACGAAGGAAAAAACGATTCAGCTTTTATTAAAAGCGGCTGAAAGCGGCCAAGGCGGGGAAATTTTCATTATGAATTCGCCGGCCTGCAAAATTTTAGACATGGCTGAGGTGCTGATCGAAGCTTATGGAAACGAAATAACGTCCATCGCAGAAACGGGGGCAAGGCCGGGGGAAAAGCTTCATGAACTGCTGATTTCACCTCATGAACGGCAGCATGCTGTCTCATTTACAGATGACCTCGCGGTGGTGCTTCCTGCAATCAAAATGCCCGAGCTTCATAAAAAGTATGCGGATTGCCAGCCTTTAGAAACAGATAACTTGAGCTCAAAAGACTTTTTAATCTCAAAAGAGGAAGTAAAAGAAATGCTGAAAAAAGGCGGTTTTTTGGATTAG
- a CDS encoding papain-like cysteine peptidase, with protein sequence MNLKEIQGEYDAVFSLGHLCLTALQLRKMNKRPYAGPFDWVGTSSLPDLCRLIRNRFEGFMNPINLRVTGYSTGVATKDPFISVTDDYYCIDSAHDFKADRNTLDNLATYHEVIEKFNRRFNRFLEKTSTAKRVLFVRTSGTMQEAKELEEVLSDLVTNDFSVLLINHTNVSGIVENHWPLKNVCAVELPDQEIWQSNDPYWREMFQGITIR encoded by the coding sequence ATGAATTTAAAAGAGATACAAGGCGAATATGATGCGGTTTTCAGCCTAGGGCATTTGTGCCTGACAGCTCTTCAGCTGAGAAAAATGAATAAAAGACCTTATGCAGGACCTTTTGATTGGGTCGGCACCTCGTCGCTGCCTGATCTGTGCCGCTTGATACGAAACCGGTTTGAAGGGTTTATGAATCCTATAAATTTGAGAGTGACGGGCTATTCTACAGGAGTTGCCACTAAAGACCCTTTTATCTCGGTTACGGATGATTATTACTGCATTGACTCGGCACACGATTTTAAAGCGGATCGAAATACACTCGACAACCTGGCTACTTATCATGAAGTAATAGAGAAGTTTAATAGGAGATTTAACAGATTTTTAGAAAAGACCTCGACTGCAAAGCGCGTGCTGTTTGTCAGAACGAGCGGCACGATGCAGGAAGCCAAAGAGCTTGAAGAGGTGCTCTCTGATTTGGTTACAAACGATTTCAGCGTTCTTTTGATCAATCATACAAATGTATCCGGTATTGTTGAAAATCACTGGCCGCTGAAGAACGTATGCGCTGTTGAACTTCCTGATCAAGAAATTTGGCAATCAAACGACCCGTATTGGAGAGAAATGTTCCAAGGCATAACAATTCGTTAG
- a CDS encoding glycosyltransferase family 4 protein, whose amino-acid sequence MKILLATYWSIPHVGGVWTYMVQLKESLESMGHEVDLLGYGEENEIVHIVNEDRKVKKEQLLPMIEQSVDQQSFPQLYDNQLVHFTEIQRYVYELAAIYLGLEKYDLIHAQDVISSGCLKRVKQKDTPLVATLHGSVAHEIRHQLTTIHRKSNSDIARAYFDHLERVGAVSADATIVANNWLKNLLTKEFDTPEEQISVLHYGYDIDSFLKRKDTKSAEIPQTDKKIILFTGRLVENKGVQHLLAALSHLKEVRDDWVCWIAGDGERMAGLRILCGQLGLENDVVFMKKRDDVPYLLSIADVYVLPSLLENQPLSVIEAQLAGLPIIVSDAGGLPEIVEHNVTGMVTPKGDAQAICNSINQLLEDETLRKTLGSNAHKFAMEYWNMDEAVNKVLDIYQQTLK is encoded by the coding sequence ATGAAAATTCTTCTTGCCACTTATTGGAGTATTCCGCACGTAGGTGGTGTGTGGACATATATGGTCCAGCTGAAAGAATCGCTTGAATCTATGGGACATGAAGTCGATCTGCTTGGATATGGAGAAGAGAACGAGATTGTTCATATTGTAAACGAAGATCGCAAGGTGAAAAAAGAACAGCTTTTGCCTATGATTGAGCAATCAGTCGATCAACAGTCTTTTCCGCAATTATATGACAATCAATTGGTCCACTTTACTGAGATCCAGCGCTATGTATACGAACTTGCAGCTATTTATTTAGGGCTGGAAAAATACGACCTGATCCATGCCCAAGATGTCATCTCAAGCGGCTGCCTGAAAAGAGTGAAGCAAAAAGACACGCCGCTTGTTGCCACGCTTCACGGGAGTGTAGCCCATGAAATCAGACATCAGCTTACAACGATCCACAGGAAGTCTAATTCTGACATCGCAAGGGCGTACTTTGACCATCTTGAACGGGTCGGCGCTGTTTCGGCTGACGCTACAATTGTTGCCAACAATTGGTTGAAGAATCTGTTGACAAAGGAATTCGATACACCGGAGGAACAAATCAGCGTTCTCCATTATGGCTATGATATTGACAGCTTTCTAAAACGAAAGGATACAAAGTCAGCGGAAATACCGCAAACAGATAAGAAAATTATCCTTTTCACAGGAAGGCTCGTTGAAAACAAAGGTGTTCAGCATCTGCTTGCCGCACTTTCGCATTTAAAAGAGGTTCGGGATGATTGGGTATGCTGGATTGCCGGCGACGGGGAGAGAATGGCGGGACTGAGAATTTTATGCGGGCAGCTCGGTTTGGAAAACGATGTCGTGTTTATGAAAAAGCGCGATGATGTCCCATATCTTCTGTCAATCGCTGATGTGTATGTTTTGCCGAGTCTTCTCGAAAATCAGCCGCTGTCTGTTATTGAAGCGCAATTAGCCGGACTTCCTATTATCGTCAGCGATGCAGGGGGACTTCCCGAAATCGTTGAACATAATGTGACCGGTATGGTGACGCCTAAAGGAGATGCACAGGCAATTTGCAACTCTATCAATCAGTTGTTGGAAGATGAGACGCTTAGAAAAACTTTAGGGTCCAATGCACACAAATTTGCAATGGAGTATTGGAATATGGATGAAGCTGTCAACAAGGTTTTGGACATTTATCAACAAACTTTAAAATAA
- a CDS encoding DUF420 domain-containing protein, translating to MTHTKKNKNYTGIVVALTIIINGVIALLFFMPKSDKFAHLDLTFLPLLNAVCNSFTFIFLVAALIMIKQKNIKAHKRFIFAAFTTTFIFLVSYLTYHSLMPDTHFGGEGIIRPIYYFILITHIVLSALIVPLALFTLFRGLSMQVERHRKIARWTMPLWLYVSLTGVLVYMMISPYY from the coding sequence ATGACCCATACAAAAAAAAATAAAAACTACACAGGAATTGTTGTTGCTCTGACGATTATCATAAACGGCGTCATTGCCCTCTTGTTTTTTATGCCGAAAAGCGACAAATTCGCTCATTTGGATTTGACTTTTCTGCCGCTTTTGAACGCAGTCTGCAACAGCTTCACATTCATTTTCTTAGTGGCTGCACTGATCATGATTAAACAGAAAAACATTAAAGCGCACAAACGGTTTATTTTTGCCGCTTTTACGACAACGTTCATCTTTCTCGTCTCATATTTGACCTACCATTCATTGATGCCTGACACTCATTTTGGCGGGGAAGGGATTATAAGACCGATCTACTATTTTATTTTGATCACACACATTGTCTTGTCCGCTTTAATCGTTCCCTTGGCATTGTTCACGCTGTTCAGAGGCCTGAGCATGCAGGTGGAACGCCACCGCAAAATCGCCCGCTGGACGATGCCGCTTTGGCTGTATGTCAGCCTGACAGGCGTTCTCGTCTATATGATGATTTCCCCATATTATTAA